The Belonocnema kinseyi isolate 2016_QV_RU_SX_M_011 chromosome 10, B_treatae_v1, whole genome shotgun sequence genome has a window encoding:
- the LOC117181573 gene encoding mitogen-activated protein kinase 1 isoform X2, protein MKDVYIVQCLMETDLYKLLKTQAISNDHICYFLYQILRGLKYIHSANVLHRDLKPSNLLLNTTCDLKICDFGLARVADPDHNHAGFLTEYVATRWYRAPEIMLNSKGYTKSIDIWSVGCILAEMLSRRAIFPGKHYLDQLNHILGVLGSPSPEDLGCIINEKARSYLQSLPYKPKVPWTSLFPDADPKALDLLDKMLTFNPNKRIVVEEALAHSYLEQYYDPADEPVAQEPFRFEMELDDLPKETLKQYIFEETILFQETHQQTSNS, encoded by the exons ATGAAAGATGTGTATATTGTTCAGTGCTTGATGGAAACTGATCTTTACAAATTACTTAAAACTCAG gccattagcaatgATCATATCTGCTATTTTCTGTACCAAATTCTCCGTGGACTTAAATACATCCACTCGGCGAACGTATTACACAGAGACCTTAAGCCCAGTAATTTACTGTTGAATACGACGTGTGACCTTAAAATCTGCGACTTTGGCCTGGCAAGAGTTGCGGATCCAGATCACAATCATGCGGGTTTTCTCACAGAGTACGTTGCGACGAGGTGGTATCGAGCGCCGGAAATTATGTTAAATTCCAAG GGATATACGAAATCTATAGACATTTGGTCTGTGGGTTGTATTTTAGCAGAGATGCTGTCCCGACGAGCAATTTTCCCTGGAAAACATTACTTAGATCAGCTTAATCACATCTTAGGTGTTCTGGGCTCCCCATCTCCCGAAGACCTTGGCTGTATTATCAATGAAAAG GCTCGCAGTTATCTTCAGTCATTACCATACAAACCAAAAGTTCCATGGACGAGTCTCTTCCCAGATGCGGATCCGAAAGCATTAGATCTTCTAGACAAGATGCTAACGTTTAATCCTAATAAACGAATAGTAGTTGAAGAAGCACTGGCTCACAGTTATCTGGAGCAGTATTACGATCCGGCTGATGAG CCCGTGGCCCAAGAACCGTTTAGATTCGAAATGGAACTCGATGATCTCCCAAAGGAAACTCTTAAGCAGTATATTTTCGAAGAAACTATACTGTTTCAAGAAACTCATCAGCAAACGAGTAACTCATAG
- the LOC117181573 gene encoding mitogen-activated protein kinase 1 isoform X1: MAGEVATNVNPNAEIVRGQVFEVGPRYTNLAYMGEGAYGMVVSAFDNTTETKVAIKKISPFEHQTYSQRTLREIKILTRFKHENIIDIRDILRAPSIDHMKDVYIVQCLMETDLYKLLKTQAISNDHICYFLYQILRGLKYIHSANVLHRDLKPSNLLLNTTCDLKICDFGLARVADPDHNHAGFLTEYVATRWYRAPEIMLNSKGYTKSIDIWSVGCILAEMLSRRAIFPGKHYLDQLNHILGVLGSPSPEDLGCIINEKARSYLQSLPYKPKVPWTSLFPDADPKALDLLDKMLTFNPNKRIVVEEALAHSYLEQYYDPADEPVAQEPFRFEMELDDLPKETLKQYIFEETILFQETHQQTSNS; the protein is encoded by the exons ATGGCGGGTGAAGTTGCAACGAATGTGAATCCAAATGCAGAAATTGTTCGCGGGCAGGTTTTCGAAGTTGGCCCACGCTATACGAATTTGGCTTATATGGGCGAAGGCGCATACGGCATGGTCGT CTCTGCATTCGACAACACAACGGAAACAAAAGTAGCTATTAAAAAAATCTCACCCTTCGAACATCAAACTTATAGCCAAAGGACTTTACGGGAAATAAAAATTCTCACCAGGTTTAAGCATGAAAAT attataGACATAAGAGATATATTGAGGGCACCCTCTATAGATCATATGAAAGATGTGTATATTGTTCAGTGCTTGATGGAAACTGATCTTTACAAATTACTTAAAACTCAG gccattagcaatgATCATATCTGCTATTTTCTGTACCAAATTCTCCGTGGACTTAAATACATCCACTCGGCGAACGTATTACACAGAGACCTTAAGCCCAGTAATTTACTGTTGAATACGACGTGTGACCTTAAAATCTGCGACTTTGGCCTGGCAAGAGTTGCGGATCCAGATCACAATCATGCGGGTTTTCTCACAGAGTACGTTGCGACGAGGTGGTATCGAGCGCCGGAAATTATGTTAAATTCCAAG GGATATACGAAATCTATAGACATTTGGTCTGTGGGTTGTATTTTAGCAGAGATGCTGTCCCGACGAGCAATTTTCCCTGGAAAACATTACTTAGATCAGCTTAATCACATCTTAGGTGTTCTGGGCTCCCCATCTCCCGAAGACCTTGGCTGTATTATCAATGAAAAG GCTCGCAGTTATCTTCAGTCATTACCATACAAACCAAAAGTTCCATGGACGAGTCTCTTCCCAGATGCGGATCCGAAAGCATTAGATCTTCTAGACAAGATGCTAACGTTTAATCCTAATAAACGAATAGTAGTTGAAGAAGCACTGGCTCACAGTTATCTGGAGCAGTATTACGATCCGGCTGATGAG CCCGTGGCCCAAGAACCGTTTAGATTCGAAATGGAACTCGATGATCTCCCAAAGGAAACTCTTAAGCAGTATATTTTCGAAGAAACTATACTGTTTCAAGAAACTCATCAGCAAACGAGTAACTCATAG